In the Streptomyces coeruleoprunus genome, CAGGCCCACCACCAGACCCACCAGCGGCGCGCACAGCATGCCGGAGCGGGCCGCCGCCCGGTCCCAGCGCGTGACGCGCGTGGGCAGCACGGTCAGCATGCCGAAGGCGAAGCGGAGGGCGTGCGGGCCGATGCGGTCCTCGGAAGTGCTCACCGCGCGCACAGTAGTCGCTGCCACCGCCCCGCACCGGACGGTAAATTGCGCATAACGCCCGATTCCGGATGGGGGTGGCATGGGTCACTGGTTCACCCGCAACATCGTCGAGCCGGGAAAGCTGCCGCTGCTCGTCGCCCTGGCGTCCTTCGTGCTGACGTTCCTCGTCACCCGGACCGTCACCCGCCTCATCCGCGCCGGGAAGGGCCCGTTCCGGAACGTCACCACCGGCGGACTCCACATCCACCACGTCGTCCCCGGCGTCGTCCTCACCCTCGTCGGCGGCTTCGGCGGCATCGGCGCGGGCCGCCACGAGGCCGCCGCGATCGTCTGCGCCGTCCTCTTCGGCATCGGCGCCGGGCTCGTCCTGGACGAGTTCGCGCTGATCCTCCACCTCGACGACGTGTACTGGACCGAGGAGGGCCGCAAGAGCGTGGAGGTGGTGGTCCTCACCACCGCCCTCCTCCTGCTCGTCCTCGGCGGCAACTCACCGCTCGGCGTGGACGCCCTCACCCCCGAGGAGCGCCAGAACCGCGCCTCCCTCGCCCTGAGCCTCGGCGTGAACTTCCTGTTCGTGCTGATCGCCCTGCTCAAGGGCAAGTTCCGGATGGCCGTCATCGGTACGCTCGTCCCGCTGGTCGCCGTCATCGGCGCCCTGCGGCTCGCCCGCCCCGGCTCCCTGTGGTCCCGCCGCGTCTACCGGCGCCGCCCCCGCGCCCGGGCCAGGGCGGGGCTGCGCGCCTACCACCACGACCGCCGGTGGGCCCGCCTCAGCCGCCGCCTTCACGACCTGATCGGCGGCGCCCCCGACCGGCTGCTGTCACCGGAGCCCGGCGAGCGGCCCGCCGAACCCCCCGGCGGGCGGCCCGACGAGCGCCGCTGACGCCACGCCAGGACCCCGTACACCACCACGACCGCCGCGATCGCCGCCAGGTGCTCCTTGCCCGCCAGGTTCGTCTTCACGATCACCTCGACCACCATGGCCACGATCACCAGATGGCCCGTCAGCCGCGCCCCGTACCGCCAGCACACGAACACCGCGAGCCCGACCACGGCGGCCGACGGGCCCGTGTCGACGACCCGCGCGTCCGACGCCGGCAGCCCCAGCGGATGGTCCGGTCCGAGCGCGATCCCGATCCGCGCGTACGTCGTCCCCGCCAGCGTCGCCAGATAGGCGATCAGCAGCGTCCGCGTCCGCCCCAGGCAGATCTCCGCGATGCCGAACACCACCAGGATCTGCGCGAGAGCACCCCACACCGGCAGGTCCAGCGCCGGCACGAACAGCGACAGCGGCGTCCGCACCAGCGCCAGCCACAGCGGGTACTCGGCCCGCACCGAGCCGATCCGCTGCACCGGCTCGTAGCCCCACGGCTGGTTCTGCACCACCTGGAACAGCGCCGTCAGGGACACCGCGACGAGCGTCATCGCGATCGCCCGCCATCCCCGCTCGGCCAGCGCCGCCCGTACGGTCGTGAACAGCGCACCCCACTCGTGGCGGGCGAACCCCCTCAGCCCCGCCGTCACCGCGTTCCCCCCAGACGCGCGCGCCGCAGCCACTCCGGCAGCCGTACACCGGGCAGCAGCGCCGCCACGTCCAGGAATCCCTCGGCGCGGCCCGCGGCGACACCGATGCGCAGCAGGTCGGCACCCTTCTCGAACAGCATGAAACGCGGCTCCCAGGTCGGTCGGTACTTGGCGTTGGCCCGGTACAGCGACTCGATCTGCCACCAGCGGGAGAAGAAGGTGAGCACCGAGCGCCACATCCGCAGCACGGGCCCCGCCCCGAGCTTCGCGCCACGCTCGAAGACCGACCTGAACATCGCGAAGTTCAGTGACACCCGAGTGATCCCGATCTCTCCGGCGCGCCGCAACAGCTCGATGACCATGAACTCCATCAGGCCGTTCTCGGAGTCCCGGTCCCGCCGCATCAGATCCAGCGACAGTCCCTTCGGCCCCCACGGCACGAACGACAGCAGCGCCCTCGGCACGCCCTGCCCGTCGGTGCACTCCAGCATCACGCACCGCCCGTCGGCCGGGTCGCCCAGCCGCCCCAGCGCCATCGAGAAGCCCCGCTCCGTGGCGCCGTCCCGCCAGTCGTCGGCCCGCCGCAGCAGCGCGGCCATCTCCTCGTCCGGGATGTCCTCGTGGCGGCGGATCCGCACCTCGTAACCGGCCCGCCGCACCCGGTTGTGGGCCTGGCGGACCGTCCGCATGGACCGGCCCTCCAGCGAGAAGTCCGCCGTCTCCACGATCGCCTCGTCGCCGAACTCCAGCGCGTCCAGCCCGTGCCGGGCGTAGATCGTGCCCGCCTCCTCGCTCGCGCCGATCACCGCCGGCACCCAGCCGTGCTCACGCGCCTGCGCCAGCCACGGCTCGATCGCGCCCGGCCACGCCTCCGGGTCGCCGATCGGATCGCCCGAGGCCAGCGACACCCCGTTCACCACGCGGTACGTGACGGCCGCCTTCCCGCTCGGCGACCAGACGACGCTCTTCTCGCGGCGCAGCGCGAAGTAGCCCAGCGAGTCCCGCTCCCCGTGCCGCTCCAGCAGCGCCCGCAGCCGCTCCTCGTCGTCCTCGGCCAGCGGGTCGACGGCCCGCCGCGAGCGGAACGCCGCGTACAGCACCGCCACCAGCAGCACCACGGCCAGCACGTTGATCGCCACGTCCACCCAGTGCGGCGGCGCCACGGGCAGGCGCTCCGGGTCGGGCGCCAGTGTGACGAGGCGCATCGTCCCGTACCGCCAGCGGTCCACGAACGTGGCGGGGCCCGCCGCCGTGTCGGTGGCCGTGACCAGCAGCGCCGCGATCAGCGACGCGGCGAGCCCGCCGCCCACGGCGACGGCCGTCGCCAGCCGCGGATTGGACCGGTCGCCCCTCGCGTAGAACTCCCGCCGGCCCGCCAGCAGTGCCCCCACGAACGCCGCCGTCAGGACCAGCGACACCCAGTTCTGCGGGTGCCGCCGGATCTCCGGCAGCAGCATCGCCGCCGCGAAGAGCACCAGGAACGCCCCGGCGAGGACGGTGTTGAGGATCCACGCGGCCCGCTTGCGGCGCCGCAGCGTCACCGCGAGGAAGAGCGTGAAGACCCCCGACGCGAAACCGGCCGTCAGCATGTACGGGGTGAAGAACTCGTCCGTGTTGTGCCGCCGCAGGTCCTGGGCGAACGACACCCAGATGGCGCTCAGCAGGTTGACGCACGTGACGGCCCGCAGGTACCAGACGGCGAACGCGGCGGAACGCCGGGACAGTTGGGTGCCGGGGGTGCCCGAGAGTGCTCGTTCGGCGGTCAGCGCGGTCAACGGACCTCTCCCATGAAACGCGATCATATGGGGCATCGCGCGCCATGGCGGGGTGCCGGTGCGGCCACCCACGCGGGTGACCGCACCGGACACCTCAGTCCTGGGTCGTGTCCGCAAAGTCCCGTCTGCCCGGCGGCGTCTGGCACGCACACTCGCGGCGTTGTCGTCGGTCGCCATGGCTCCGCCATGACTCCCTCCTCCGCCTTGCGATCGCACGCACCAGACGCCGCCGGGCCCGCCCTTCGGGCGGACGACGCTACTTTGCGGACACTCCCCCGCCCTCTCCCCGCACGTCGTCCCGTACGACGCTCTCGTCCGCCGGCTCCGGCTGGTCGGGCCGCTCCGGCAGCTCCGCCGCGAACGCCGCGGCGGCCTGGACGAGGGGGAGGGCGAGCAACGCCCCGGTTCCTTCCCCCACAGTGACGCCCTGGTCGAGCAGGGGGTTGAGTGCCATCCGGTCCAGCGCCTTCGCCTGCGCCGGCTCCCCGCTCAGCTGCCCGGCCAGCCACCAGTCCGGCGCCCGGAACGCCGCACGCTGGCCGACCAGCGCGCACGCCGCCGACACCACACCGTCCAGGATCACCGGCATCCGCCGCACCGCCGCCTGGAGCAGGAACCCGGTCGTCGCCGCGATGTCCGCGCCGCCCACCGCCGCCAGCAGCTCCAGCTGGTCGCCCAGCACCGGCCGCGCCCGGCGCAGCGCGTCCCGGACGGCCGCGCACTTGCGCATCCACGCCAGGTCGTCGATGCCCGCGCCGCCCCGGCCGGTCACCACCGACGCGTCCGTGCCGCACAGCGCGGCGATCAGCGTGGACGCGGGCGTCGTGCCGCCGACGCTCAGGTCGCCCAGCACCACCAGGTCCGTCCCCGAGTCGGCCTCCTCGTCGGCGACGGCCATGCCGAGGCGTACCGCCCGCTCGGTCTCCTCCGGCGTGAGCGCGTCCTCGATGTCGATCCGGCCGCTGCCCCGCCGCACCCGATGGCGCACCACGTCCTCGGGCAGCAGTTCCGGGTCGCAGTCCAGACCCGCGTCGACCACCCGCACCGGCACGTTCAGCCGCCGCGCCAGCACGGCGACCGGGCTCGACCCGTCCAGCACCGCGCGGACCAGCGCGTGCGCCCCGCCCGCGGGCCGGCCCGACACGTCCAGCTCCGCGACCCCGTGGTCACCGGCGAACAGCACCACCCGCGGCCGCTCCACGGGCCGGACCGGCACGGCGCCCTGCGCGGCGGACAGCCACTCGCCCAGCTCGTCGAGGCGGCCGAGCGCACCGGGCGGGACGGCCAGCCGCTCCCGCCGTTCCTCGGCGTCCCGGCGCGTACCGCTGTCCGGGCGCTCGATCAGGTCGGAGAAGTCGTCGAGATTCACCCTGCTCATTCGCGGAACAGTACCGGGCGCGGGCGGAGGTCACCCGCGCAGGACGACGACCTGACCCGCCACCACCAGCAGCACCTGCTCGCACTCCTCCGCGAAGGCCGCGTTCAGCCGCCCCAGCTCGTCCCGGAAGCGCCGCCCCGCCGCGGTCTCCGGGACGACCCCGCCGCCCACCTCGTTGGTGACGGCGACCACCGTACGAGGCGTACCGCGCACCGCGTCCACCAGCTCCGCGACCCGCTGGCGCAGCGCGCTCTCGCCCGTGCGCAGCCAGACGTCGTCGTCCCAGGCGCCCACCCGGTCCATGGCGTCCGTCAGCCACAGCGACAGACAGTCGACGAGCAGCGCGGGCCCCTCCCGCCGGAGCAGCGGCACCAGCTCGCAGGTCTCCTCCGTGCGCCACGACCCGGGCCGCCGCTCCCGGTGCGCCCCCACCCGGGCCGCCCACTCCGGGTCCCCGTCCCGGGAACCGCCCGTCGCCACGTACACGACGTCCGGGAACGCCTCCAGGCGCCGCTCCGCCTCCAGCGACTTCCCCGACCGGGCGCCACCCGTCACCAGCGTGCGGCGCGGCACGGGCGGCGCGTCCCGGTACCCGCCCATCGTCAGCGACGTCCCGTCGGGCACCGCCCGCGCCCCGGCCGCCGCGAGCCGCCGGTCCAGCTCCCGCCCCGGCGGCACGTCGTGGTCCAGGTGCACGGCCAGCAGCTCGGTGTCCTCGTCGACCGCGCCGACCGCCCGCAGCCGCGCCAGGGCGTCCGGCCGCCCCACCACATCGGCGGCGACCACGTCGTACGGGCGCGCGGGCGGCGCCAGACCGGCGGGCGCGCCCCCGCGCGGCAGGTAGAGCAGCCGACGGCCCTCCAGCGAGGTCACCTCGTAGCCGGTGCCCGGCGCGTCCATCGGCACGGCCACCACCTTGTGCCCGCTGATCAGCGTCAGCTCCCGCCCGTCCGGGACGCGCCCGGCGGACGGCAGCCCGGCCGGCAGCTCCACGGCGGGCCCGTCGTGCGGGTGGGTGAGCAGGACCTGTCGTACGCCGGTGAGGCTGTGTCCCGCGCGGGCGGCCGCGAGGGCGGCCCCCGGGGTGAGGTCCAGGAGCAGCGCCCCGTCCACGAGCAGGGAGGTCGCGGCCCGCGCGTGCGCGCCCCGCGAGAGGGCGCACACGGCGCAGGGACAGTCGGGGCGGGGGAGCCCGAGGGGTGCACCGGTGCCGAGCAGAGTCAGTTCCACGTACTGATCCTCCCGCGAGCCCCGGCGCGGTGCGCGCCCGGCTACGCTGCGGGCAGGAAAAGAACACAGCTGGTGGGACGCGGGAGGTCGCGCATGGCATGGACGTGGCGGTTCGAGAAGTCCGACGGCACGGAGGTGGAGCCGGCGGTGACCCCTGAGGAGTTCCCGACCCAGGGCGACGCCGAATCCTGGATCGGCGAGAACTGGCGCGATCTCCTGGAGGGCGGCGCCGACCAGGTCGTCCTCTTCGAGGACACCACCAAGATCTACGGCCCCATGCCCCTGAACGCCGAGGAATGACACGGGGAAGGCGCCGCGCAACCGCCGCGGCGCCTTCGTCGTCCTTGGCACGCCCGGGGCGAGAGGTGCTACGCCTCGCCCAGCGTGACCGTCACCGACCGGGGTTTGCCCGCCCGCACGAACCGCACCGTCACCTTCGCCCCGGGCTTCTCCGACGCCAGCGCCTCCAGCAGCGAGGTGATCGTCGTGATCTGCTCACGGCCGACGCCCGTGATGATGTCCCCCACCCGCAGTCCCGCCCCGGCCGCCGCCCCGCCCGAAGCGAGCCGCTCCACGGCCACGCCCCCCGGCCGGTACGACGCGTCGAGCACCGTACGGCCGGTGATGCCGAGCGCCGCGCGCCCCGAGTCCCGTACCGTCCCGTACTTCACGATCTGCCCGGCCACCGTCCTCACCATGGACACCGGGATGGCGAAGCCGATCCCGGCCGCCGCGCCGCCGCCCAGCTGCGGGTCCGCCGCCGCGAGCGTGGGGATGCCGATGACCCGCCCCTCCAGGTCGACGAGCGCGCCCCCGCTGTTGCCGGGGTTGATCGGCGCGGACGTCTGGATCATGTTGCCGATCGTCGCGCCCGTACCGCCGTCGCGGTGGCTCTCGCTGACCGTGCGGCCGGTCGCCGAGACGATGCCCTGCGTGACGCTGCCGGACAGGCCGAGCGGGGAACCCATGGCGAGGACGATCTGCCCGACCTCCACCTCCGACGCGTCGCCGAACACCGCCGGCCGCACACCCTGCGGCGGCAGGCTGTCCAGCTTGATGACGGCGAGGTCCTGCTCCGGGTAGCTGGACACCAGCTTCGCCGTCAGCGGCTGCTCCCGGGTCGCCAGCGTCACGGTGAAGCTGCGCGCCGAACCCACGACGTGGGCGTTGGTGACGATGTGGCCCCGGCTGTCGTAGACGACGCCCGAGCCCAGACTCTCGCCGGCCTCGATCTGCACGACCGACGGCAGGACGTCCCTGACGACGTCCTGGTACCCGGCCGGCGGGCTCGGCGCCCGCGGGGGAGCGGCCGCCCGGGGCGGGGTCGCCGGGGCACGGACGTCCGCCACGGCGGGACCGCTCGGCGGGATCGCCGAGCACCCGGCGAGCAGGGCGGCCGTGGACACTCCGGCCAGGGCGGGGAGCAGCAGCGCGCGCGTGCGCGAGGCGAGGACGTCCATGTCCGGAGTATC is a window encoding:
- a CDS encoding phosphatidylglycerol lysyltransferase domain-containing protein translates to MIAFHGRGPLTALTAERALSGTPGTQLSRRSAAFAVWYLRAVTCVNLLSAIWVSFAQDLRRHNTDEFFTPYMLTAGFASGVFTLFLAVTLRRRKRAAWILNTVLAGAFLVLFAAAMLLPEIRRHPQNWVSLVLTAAFVGALLAGRREFYARGDRSNPRLATAVAVGGGLAASLIAALLVTATDTAAGPATFVDRWRYGTMRLVTLAPDPERLPVAPPHWVDVAINVLAVVLLVAVLYAAFRSRRAVDPLAEDDEERLRALLERHGERDSLGYFALRREKSVVWSPSGKAAVTYRVVNGVSLASGDPIGDPEAWPGAIEPWLAQAREHGWVPAVIGASEEAGTIYARHGLDALEFGDEAIVETADFSLEGRSMRTVRQAHNRVRRAGYEVRIRRHEDIPDEEMAALLRRADDWRDGATERGFSMALGRLGDPADGRCVMLECTDGQGVPRALLSFVPWGPKGLSLDLMRRDRDSENGLMEFMVIELLRRAGEIGITRVSLNFAMFRSVFERGAKLGAGPVLRMWRSVLTFFSRWWQIESLYRANAKYRPTWEPRFMLFEKGADLLRIGVAAGRAEGFLDVAALLPGVRLPEWLRRARLGGTR
- the cobT gene encoding nicotinate-nucleotide--dimethylbenzimidazole phosphoribosyltransferase, with product MSRVNLDDFSDLIERPDSGTRRDAEERRERLAVPPGALGRLDELGEWLSAAQGAVPVRPVERPRVVLFAGDHGVAELDVSGRPAGGAHALVRAVLDGSSPVAVLARRLNVPVRVVDAGLDCDPELLPEDVVRHRVRRGSGRIDIEDALTPEETERAVRLGMAVADEEADSGTDLVVLGDLSVGGTTPASTLIAALCGTDASVVTGRGGAGIDDLAWMRKCAAVRDALRRARPVLGDQLELLAAVGGADIAATTGFLLQAAVRRMPVILDGVVSAACALVGQRAAFRAPDWWLAGQLSGEPAQAKALDRMALNPLLDQGVTVGEGTGALLALPLVQAAAAFAAELPERPDQPEPADESVVRDDVRGEGGGVSAK
- a CDS encoding bifunctional adenosylcobinamide kinase/adenosylcobinamide-phosphate guanylyltransferase; this encodes MELTLLGTGAPLGLPRPDCPCAVCALSRGAHARAATSLLVDGALLLDLTPGAALAAARAGHSLTGVRQVLLTHPHDGPAVELPAGLPSAGRVPDGRELTLISGHKVVAVPMDAPGTGYEVTSLEGRRLLYLPRGGAPAGLAPPARPYDVVAADVVGRPDALARLRAVGAVDEDTELLAVHLDHDVPPGRELDRRLAAAGARAVPDGTSLTMGGYRDAPPVPRRTLVTGGARSGKSLEAERRLEAFPDVVYVATGGSRDGDPEWAARVGAHRERRPGSWRTEETCELVPLLRREGPALLVDCLSLWLTDAMDRVGAWDDDVWLRTGESALRQRVAELVDAVRGTPRTVVAVTNEVGGGVVPETAAGRRFRDELGRLNAAFAEECEQVLLVVAGQVVVLRG
- a CDS encoding S1C family serine protease translates to MDVLASRTRALLLPALAGVSTAALLAGCSAIPPSGPAVADVRAPATPPRAAAPPRAPSPPAGYQDVVRDVLPSVVQIEAGESLGSGVVYDSRGHIVTNAHVVGSARSFTVTLATREQPLTAKLVSSYPEQDLAVIKLDSLPPQGVRPAVFGDASEVEVGQIVLAMGSPLGLSGSVTQGIVSATGRTVSESHRDGGTGATIGNMIQTSAPINPGNSGGALVDLEGRVIGIPTLAAADPQLGGGAAAGIGFAIPVSMVRTVAGQIVKYGTVRDSGRAALGITGRTVLDASYRPGGVAVERLASGGAAAGAGLRVGDIITGVGREQITTITSLLEALASEKPGAKVTVRFVRAGKPRSVTVTLGEA